A region from the Salvia splendens isolate huo1 chromosome 15, SspV2, whole genome shotgun sequence genome encodes:
- the LOC121767150 gene encoding uncharacterized protein LOC121767150: MVLWEITLGTAYFLGLKRTYRLALKIQRKLISPRIGQFVHRQTRNVFDAALSVHRKVQERDIEVGRNLGNWILRWLDKMKPAAQIRGQSPRAPKTNSNMPKQLNNQEGLPKSTHEKSDRHLFVASRSILSKTPTIEMIMKPKTPIGHNTQYRQYGTGGLEFFTVDRTRFGLGDVLRNDIRHWSMYH, from the exons ATGGTGCTATGGGAAATTACTTTGGGAACGGCCTACTTTTTAGGTCTTAAACGAACCTACAGGCTTGCTCTCAAAATCCAACGGAAGCTCATCAGCCCTAGGATTGGGCAATTTGTTCATAG ACAAACTCGGAATGTGTTTGATGCGGCACTTAGTGTTCATCGCAAGGTACAAGAGAGGGATATTGAAGTTGGTCGGAACCTTGGCAACTGGATTCTCCGGTGGCTTGATAAGATGAAGCCTGCAGCTCAGATCAGAGGACAATCTCCACGAGCCCCTAAAACAAACAGCAACATGCCAAAGCAGTTGAATAATCAAGAAGGACTCCCAAAATCTACTCATGAGAAATCAGACAGACATCTATTTGTTGCTTCTCGATCGATCTTATCTAAAACCCCTACCATTGAGATGATCATGAAGCCAAAAACGCCTATTGGACACAATACCCAGTATAGGCAATATGGTACTGGTGGCTTGGAGTTTTTCACCGTGGACCGCACAAGATTTGGGCTGGGGGATGTGCTTAGGAATGACATAAGGCACTGGAGTATGTATCACTAA